A portion of the Musa acuminata AAA Group cultivar baxijiao chromosome BXJ1-1, Cavendish_Baxijiao_AAA, whole genome shotgun sequence genome contains these proteins:
- the LOC103979966 gene encoding MLO-like protein 14 isoform X1 codes for MSTELPESRSLALTPTWSVAAVLTIFVAVSLLVERSIHRLSSWLKKTHRNPLFEALEKMKEELMLLGFISLLLTATSRTISNICIDSKFYNSNFSPCTRDEVEDVVNTENSPPQHHKQLMGIVHHLSFKRTLTELSRKTCSEGHEPFVSYEGLEQLHRFIFVMAITHVSYSCLTMLLAIVKIHTWRDWEEEARRDHYDCYGAEITRALQIRRQSSFMKIHSSNSWTRNKFVIWVTCFFRQFGRSVVRADYLTLRRGFMLNHHLISTYDFHSYMIRSMEEEFKRIVGVSAPLWGFVVAFMLFNINGSNLYFWIAIIPVTLVLLVGAKLQHVIATLALESAGLSEFGGRLKPRDDLFWFKKPELLLSLIHFILFQNAFELASFFWFWWQFGYDSCFIKNHLLVYCRLILGFAGQFLCSYSTLPLYALVTQMGSNYKAALLPQRIRDTIHGWGKAARKRRKHRRGMDESTIHTETSTVCSIEEDEQELLEDPSDHSYIQIELQPSSTITTTITDSDHPTVRNGGSTYINDDVALLHSLSVPSSPALSGRGNGISRCASMPNWRGSRDA; via the exons ATGTCGACCGAGTTGCCGGAGTCGCGGTCATTGGCACTGACGCCTACCTGGTCGGTGGCCGCTGTGTTGACGATCTTTGTGGCTGTTTCTTTGCTGGTGGAGCGATCCATCCACCGTCTGAGTTCT TGGTTGAAGAAAACCCATCGGAACCCACTTTTTGAAGCACTAGAGAAAATGAAGGAAG AactaatgttacttggatttataTCGCTGCTCCTGACGGCCACCTCAAGAACTATTTCAAATATTTGTATCGATTCAAAGTTCTATAATAGTAACTTCTCTCCATGTACCAGAGATGAGGTTGAGGATGTGGTGAACACCGAGAATAGCCCACCTCAACATCACAAACAGCTTATGGGCATTGTTCATCATCTCTCCTTTAAGAGGACTTTGACTGAGCTCAGCCGGAAGACCTGTTCAGAG GGTCATGAACCATTTGTTTCCTATGAAGGCCTGGAACAGCTACACAGGTTTATATTTGTGATGGCAATAACCCATGTGTCCTACAGCTGCTTAACAATGTTGCTTGCTATTGTAAAG ATACATACTTGGAGAGATTGGGAAGAAGAAGCTCGTAGAGATCACTATGATTGTTATGGTG CGGAAATCACAAGAGCATTGCAAATTAGAAGGCAGTCAAGCTTTATGAAAATCCATTCATCAAATTCGTGGACCAGAAACAAATTTGTTATTTGGGTG ACCTGTTTCTTTCGCCAGTTTGGAAGATCGGTTGTACGAGCTGATTATCTTACCCTCCGCCGGGGATTTATGCTG AACCACCATCTGATATCGACATATGATTTTCATAGCTACATGATACGCTCTATGGAAGAAGAATTTAAAAGGATTGTTGGTGTAAG TGCACCATTGTGGGGTTTTGTTGTTGCATTtatgttgttcaacataaatg GATCTAATCTTTATTTCTGGATAGCCATTATTCCTGTCACA CTTGTACTCCTGGTGGGTGCGAAGTTGCAGCATGTTATTGCAACTTTGGCACTTGAAAGCGCTGGCTTAAGTGAATTTGGTGGTAGATTAAAACCTCGAGATGATCTATTCTGGTTTAAGAAACCAGAGCTCTTATTATCATTGATTCATTTCATTCTTTTCCAG AATGCATTTGAGCTCGCTTCTTTCTTCTGGTTCTGG TGGCAGTTTGGCTACGATTCATGCTTTATTAAAAACCATTTGCTGGTATACTGCCGCCTTATCTTAGG GTTTGCCGGTCAGTTCCTCTGCAGTTACAGTACGCTGCCGTTGTATGCGCTGGTTACGCAG ATGGGATCAAACTACAAAGCTGCACTTCTTCCGCAAAGAATCAGAGACACGATCCATGGATGGGGAAAGGCAGCAAGGAAGAGGAGAAAGCACCGACGTGGTATGGATGAGTCGACAATCCACACGGAGACGAGTACCGTGTGCTCCATCGAAGAGGATGAGCAGGAGTTACTCGAGGATCCCTCCGACCATTCATATATCCAGATCGAGTTGCAGCCCTCTTCGACCATCACTACTACCATTACCGATAGCGACCATCCCACAGTTCGTAACGGGGGTTCCACCTACATCAACGACGATGTAGCTCTCCTTCATTCGTTATCGGTACCTTCTTCCCCTGCCCTCTCGGGGCGAGGAAATGGAATATCAAGGTGTGCTTCCATGCCAAATTGGAGAGGATCAAGAGATGCATGA
- the LOC103979966 gene encoding MLO-like protein 11 isoform X2 → MLLGFISLLLTATSRTISNICIDSKFYNSNFSPCTRDEVEDVVNTENSPPQHHKQLMGIVHHLSFKRTLTELSRKTCSEGHEPFVSYEGLEQLHRFIFVMAITHVSYSCLTMLLAIVKIHTWRDWEEEARRDHYDCYGAEITRALQIRRQSSFMKIHSSNSWTRNKFVIWVTCFFRQFGRSVVRADYLTLRRGFMLNHHLISTYDFHSYMIRSMEEEFKRIVGVSAPLWGFVVAFMLFNINGSNLYFWIAIIPVTLVLLVGAKLQHVIATLALESAGLSEFGGRLKPRDDLFWFKKPELLLSLIHFILFQNAFELASFFWFWWQFGYDSCFIKNHLLVYCRLILGFAGQFLCSYSTLPLYALVTQMGSNYKAALLPQRIRDTIHGWGKAARKRRKHRRGMDESTIHTETSTVCSIEEDEQELLEDPSDHSYIQIELQPSSTITTTITDSDHPTVRNGGSTYINDDVALLHSLSVPSSPALSGRGNGISRCASMPNWRGSRDA, encoded by the exons atgttacttggatttataTCGCTGCTCCTGACGGCCACCTCAAGAACTATTTCAAATATTTGTATCGATTCAAAGTTCTATAATAGTAACTTCTCTCCATGTACCAGAGATGAGGTTGAGGATGTGGTGAACACCGAGAATAGCCCACCTCAACATCACAAACAGCTTATGGGCATTGTTCATCATCTCTCCTTTAAGAGGACTTTGACTGAGCTCAGCCGGAAGACCTGTTCAGAG GGTCATGAACCATTTGTTTCCTATGAAGGCCTGGAACAGCTACACAGGTTTATATTTGTGATGGCAATAACCCATGTGTCCTACAGCTGCTTAACAATGTTGCTTGCTATTGTAAAG ATACATACTTGGAGAGATTGGGAAGAAGAAGCTCGTAGAGATCACTATGATTGTTATGGTG CGGAAATCACAAGAGCATTGCAAATTAGAAGGCAGTCAAGCTTTATGAAAATCCATTCATCAAATTCGTGGACCAGAAACAAATTTGTTATTTGGGTG ACCTGTTTCTTTCGCCAGTTTGGAAGATCGGTTGTACGAGCTGATTATCTTACCCTCCGCCGGGGATTTATGCTG AACCACCATCTGATATCGACATATGATTTTCATAGCTACATGATACGCTCTATGGAAGAAGAATTTAAAAGGATTGTTGGTGTAAG TGCACCATTGTGGGGTTTTGTTGTTGCATTtatgttgttcaacataaatg GATCTAATCTTTATTTCTGGATAGCCATTATTCCTGTCACA CTTGTACTCCTGGTGGGTGCGAAGTTGCAGCATGTTATTGCAACTTTGGCACTTGAAAGCGCTGGCTTAAGTGAATTTGGTGGTAGATTAAAACCTCGAGATGATCTATTCTGGTTTAAGAAACCAGAGCTCTTATTATCATTGATTCATTTCATTCTTTTCCAG AATGCATTTGAGCTCGCTTCTTTCTTCTGGTTCTGG TGGCAGTTTGGCTACGATTCATGCTTTATTAAAAACCATTTGCTGGTATACTGCCGCCTTATCTTAGG GTTTGCCGGTCAGTTCCTCTGCAGTTACAGTACGCTGCCGTTGTATGCGCTGGTTACGCAG ATGGGATCAAACTACAAAGCTGCACTTCTTCCGCAAAGAATCAGAGACACGATCCATGGATGGGGAAAGGCAGCAAGGAAGAGGAGAAAGCACCGACGTGGTATGGATGAGTCGACAATCCACACGGAGACGAGTACCGTGTGCTCCATCGAAGAGGATGAGCAGGAGTTACTCGAGGATCCCTCCGACCATTCATATATCCAGATCGAGTTGCAGCCCTCTTCGACCATCACTACTACCATTACCGATAGCGACCATCCCACAGTTCGTAACGGGGGTTCCACCTACATCAACGACGATGTAGCTCTCCTTCATTCGTTATCGGTACCTTCTTCCCCTGCCCTCTCGGGGCGAGGAAATGGAATATCAAGGTGTGCTTCCATGCCAAATTGGAGAGGATCAAGAGATGCATGA